Below is a genomic region from Roseovarius arcticus.
CCGCCGTTTCAACTGTGTCAGGAAAAATGAGCGGTTTACCAGCGCGGTGCCCAGCGCGGTCGATGTAGACACTGCGACCATTACGGCCAGCCCGGTCTGCCAGTCGCCCGTAAGCTCGAACACGATCAGCGTGGTCGAAATCGGCGCGCCCAGCACCGCCGCGGCGACCGCCCCCATTCCCGCCAGCGCATATAGGGTGTGCGATCCCGACATATCAGGGAACAGCGGCGTTGCGATCAGGCCAAAGGCGAGGCCGGTTAGCGCGCCCAGCATCAACGATGGCGAAAATACACCGCCTCCCATGCGCCCGCCCAGCGTAATGGCCACTGCCAGCACCTTTATCACCGCAAAGACAACGGCCTCGTGAAGCAGCAACTCGCCGGTCAGTGCCGCTGACGTCGTCGCGTATCCGACGCCGATGATGTGCGGAAACACGATTGCCATCCCGCCCAGCATGGCGCCCGCGATTGCCGGGCGCGCCCAACCGGGGATGCGCAATTGCTGGCAGATGCTATCGCCCACATCCTCGGCAAAGAATATGCTGCGGATCAGCACGGCCGCGACCACGCCGCACAGCAGCCCGAGGATCAAAAACGCTGGTAGCTCGCCATAGAATTCCAGCACAGATGCATCGGGCAGCGTGAACTCGGTGATATCGCCAAATTCAAGCCGGTTGATCACAGTCCCCGCGACGCTGGCGATCACAATGGGCGCAAATGCGTGAATGGCAAAGTGGCGCAGCACCACCTCCAGCGCAAAGAGCGCCCCGGCGATAGGCGCGTTAAATGAGGCCGATACCGCAGCCGCCACCGCACAGCCCAACAGGTCGCGCCCATGCAGGCCGTTGGCGTTGATCCGGTCCGACGCCCAACTGGCGATAACGGCTGCCAGATGCACCACCGGTCCCTCGCGGCCGGACGATCCGCCCGTGCCCAGCGTGATCATCGAGGCGAAGGCCGAGGCGATGCCTGCCCGCTTCTCGACCCGGCCGTCGTCTAATGCTGCTCCCGAGATCACGTCGGCGACAGCGCGCACTTTGCCATCGGGGGTAAAGCGGTTGAGAATAATCCCCACCGCCAATCCGCCAACGATCGGAATGATCAAGATCCAGTACCACGGCAACACCTCGGCAAAGGTGTTCAGGCTGCGCGGATCGTCAACGCCGTATAGCGCGGTCTGAAGCCAATTCACCCCTTTGCGAAAAAAGAGCGCAGCAAACCCCGCCGCGATCCCGATGAACAGCGCGATAAGCCAGAACTGAAATTGGCTGGGACCCCGTGTGCGCAAAACAAGCCACGCACGCTGCGATCCGGCGCGTATATCGGCAATCGTTCGGGCAGCAAAGGAGGGATCGGGCGCGCTCATGTCAGTCCTTCGGGCCAGTTGCAGGCATGTCTGCGCAGGAAGGGCCTTAGTAGCGCAATTCGGCGCGCGCTGGAACGCCTCTTGTGCGAAATATGCCACCTTGGCGGTGTGTCTGCGCCTACCAAGTGCGCAGCGCTTCCGGCCCACAGCCGCCTACCGAGGCCGCCACGTGGAAATCGCTTGCCCTGCCGTCCGCAGCAGGTAAACCTGACAACATGCTGACGCGTATCCTGAACCTTCTCAAGGGGCATCCTTCCGAACCTCTGCCAGAACCTGACGCGCGGCTTGCGCTCGGGGCGCTGATGGTACGGGTGGCCAAGGCGGACAACGATTACCAATTGCGCGAAATCGCCCGCATCGACTTTCTGCTGGCCCGGATGAACGGCCTTGGCCCTGTGGACGCTGCCAAAATGCGCGCCACGTGC
It encodes:
- a CDS encoding chloride channel protein, encoding MSAPDPSFAARTIADIRAGSQRAWLVLRTRGPSQFQFWLIALFIGIAAGFAALFFRKGVNWLQTALYGVDDPRSLNTFAEVLPWYWILIIPIVGGLAVGIILNRFTPDGKVRAVADVISGAALDDGRVEKRAGIASAFASMITLGTGGSSGREGPVVHLAAVIASWASDRINANGLHGRDLLGCAVAAAVSASFNAPIAGALFALEVVLRHFAIHAFAPIVIASVAGTVINRLEFGDITEFTLPDASVLEFYGELPAFLILGLLCGVVAAVLIRSIFFAEDVGDSICQQLRIPGWARPAIAGAMLGGMAIVFPHIIGVGYATTSAALTGELLLHEAVVFAVIKVLAVAITLGGRMGGGVFSPSLMLGALTGLAFGLIATPLFPDMSGSHTLYALAGMGAVAAAVLGAPISTTLIVFELTGDWQTGLAVMVAVSTSTALGTALVNRSFFLTQLKRRGIHLAEGPQAYLLSMTGVAGLMRAASDDSAPTEEICRAMIDKGIHVDIGSTLETAMPMFDAHEVNYVPITAQRVGDAPEVYKGVLYHVDALKAYNLALAALSREEHG
- a CDS encoding TerB family tellurite resistance protein, with translation MRSASGPQPPTEAATWKSLALPSAAGKPDNMLTRILNLLKGHPSEPLPEPDARLALGALMVRVAKADNDYQLREIARIDFLLARMNGLGPVDAAKMRATCEKIEAEAPSTRKFALLIRETVSFEARIKAHEALWQVMLADGVPDAGEMAIVGQVREALGLSKADCDAAQSRAAPL